In Micromonospora ferruginea, the sequence CACCACCGGCTTCGCGCCGGCCGAGGGCGGCGAGAAGATCCGGCTGATCCGCGAGGACGGCCGGCCGATCCGCCCGGCGGACGTCAGCGTCGGTGGCCAGCTCACCGTGTTCCCGGGGATCGAGGGCGGGGTCAGCAACAAGCACGCCGACTCGCCGACCCTGCTGATCCACCTGCGTGAGGACGACGCGCAGAAGTCGCGCGCCGCCAACGAGCGCAAGGGCCACGGCGACTACATGTGGGGCAACTACGTCGCGTTCTCCAAGATCTGCACGCACGCCGGTTGCCCGGCCAGCCTCTACGAGCAGCAGACCAACCGGCTGCTCTGCCCCTGCCACCAGTCCCAGTTCCTCATCACCGACAACGCCAAGCCGATCTTCGGCCCGGCGAACCGGCCGCTGCCCCAGCTGCCGATCGAGGTGGACGAGGAGGGCTTCTTCGTGGCGAGGTCCGACTACACCGAGACCATCGGTCCCGACTTCTGGGAGCGGCCATGAAGCGCCGAAAGTTTGATGCGGCCGCGCTGCCGGCCAAGACCGCCGGGGCGGTGGACGACCGCTTCCAGGTCGCCACGCCGCTGCGCAAGCTGCTGAACAAGGTCTTCCCCGACCACTGGTCCTTCCTCCTCGGCGAGATCGCGCTGTTCTCGTTCGTGGTCCTGCTGCTGACCGGCGTGTTCCTGACCTTCTTCTACGAGCCGGCGATGACGGAGGTGACCTACGACGGCAGCTACGCGCCGCTGCGGGGCACCCCGATGTCCGCCGCGTACGCCTCCAGCCTGGACATCTCGTTCGACGTCCGCGGCGGTCTGATCATGCGGCAGATGCACCACTGGGCGGCCCTGCTGTTCATGGCCGCGATCGTGGTGCACATGCTCCGGGTCTTCTTCACCGGCGCGTTCCGCAAGCCGCGTGAGACCAACTGGATCATCGGCTCGCTGCTGTTCTGGGTGGGCTTCCTGGCCGGCTTCACCGGCTACTCGCTGCCGGACGACGGCCTGTCCGGCACCGGTCTGCGGATCGCCTCCGGCATCATCCTGTCGATCCCGGTGGTCGGTTCCTGGGTCAGCTCGTCGATCTTCGGCGGGGAGTTCCCCGGCACCATCATCATCAGCCGCTTCTTCATCGCCCACGTGCTGCTCATCCCGGGCCTGCTGGTGGCGCTGATCAGCGTGCACCTGGGCCTGGTGTTCAAGCAGAAGCACACCCAGTGGCCCGGCCCCGGCCGGACCAACTCCAACGTGGTCGGCGAGCGGATGTTCCCGCGCTACGCGCTCAAGCAGGGCGGCTTCTTCATGGTCGTCTTCGGCGTGATCGCGCTGATGGGCGGCCTCTTCCAGATCAACCCGATCTGGTACTTCGGCCCGTACGAGGCGTGGGTGGTCTCCGCGGCCAGCCAGCCCGACTGGTACGTCATGTTCCTCGACGGCTCGACCCGACTCATGCCGGGCTGGGAGATCCACATCCCGATCGGCAACGGATACGTCATCCCGCCGCTGTTCTGGCCGACGGTCGTGCTCCCCGGCATCCTGGTGGGCCTGTCGACGATGTACCCGTTCCTGGAGGCGCGTCGCCTCAAGGACTACAAGCACCACAACCTGCTCCAGCGGCCCCGGGACGTGCCGGCCCGGACCGCGGTGGGCGCGATGGCGGTCGCCTTCTACGTCGTGCTGACGCTCTCCGGCGGCAACGACGTGATCGCCGACAAGTTCCACATCAGTTTGAACGCGATGACCTGGGCCGGCCGGGTCGGCCTGCTGGTGATCCCGCCGCTGGCCTACTACGTCACCTACCGGCTCTGCCTGGGTCTCCAGCAGCACGACCGGGAGGTGCTGGCCCACGGCGTGGAGACCGGCATCATCAAGCGGCTGCCCGACGGCCGGTTCGTCGAGGTCCACCAGCCGCTGACGTCGGCCGACGGGCACGACGGCCACGCGCCGGCGCTGGACTACGTCGGCTGGGTGGTGCCCAAGAAGATGAACCGGCTCGGTGCCCTCGGGCCCGCGATCCGGGGCTTCTTCTACCCGATCGAGAAGCCGGCCGAGGCGCCGGTCTCGCCGGGCCACCCGCCGGTCGAACCCCGGGACGAGCGGGAGGAGATCAGCAGCGGCGGCAGCCGGCGCTGACCCTTCCGGGTACGACTGACCGTGGCGCCCGCCGGAATCCTCCGGCGGGCGCCACGGCCGTTTTGGCCCGTTACTCCCCTCGAACGCGCCCCGGACGAGTGGAATCGCAGGAATAACCCCGGTCAGCCGGGTATCCGTGCGGTCCGACGTCTCATGGGGGAGGAACGTATGTGGGGAATCAAACGCCTGGGCCTGCTGGCCGCGCTGGTGGTCGTGGGGCTGGCGCCCGCCGCCGCGGCGCAGGCCGCGGCGCAGCCGTCGACGCAGGACACCCAGTATCTGCAGGCGGTGCACCAGGTCAACCTGTTCGAGATCACCGCCGGTAACCTGGCCCAGCAGAAGGGCCAGAACCAGCAGGTCAAGGACCTGGGCAAGATGTTCGTCACGGACCACACCCAGCTGGACCAGACGGTGAAGTCGACCGCCCAGCAGCTCAACGTGCAGCTGCCGGCGGACCCGACCGCCGACCAGCAGAAGGTCCTCGACAAGTTGAACGGCCTCAACGGGGCCCAGTTCGACAAGGCGTGGGTGACCGCGCAGCTCGCCGGCCACGTGCAGGCCATCCAGGCCACCCAGACGGAGATCTCGCAGGGCTCCGAGCAGTCGGTGGTCCAGCTCGCCCAGGACGCCCTGCCGGTCCTCCAGGCGCACTACGACGCGCTGGTGGCCCTGGCGCAGACCCTGGGCGTCCCGGTGCCGCAGACCAGCGCCAGCGGCACGCCCAGCCCGGGCGGCACCACGTCGCCGGGGACGGGTGGCACCGAGTCGCCGGCTCCGGGCGGCGGCGGGACCGAGGAGCCCGCTCCGGGCACCACGGAGACCCCGGCGCCGGCGCAGAGCTGACGCACCCGTACGGCCGACGGTGGCCGGCCCGTCCCGCACCGGGGCGGGCCGGCCACCCGCATCTCAGTCGGCGTTGGCCAGCCCGATCGCGAACGCCTCCTCCAGGTCGTGCTGGGAGTAGGCGCGGAACGCGATGTGCGACTCGGTGTTGAGCACGCCCGGCACCTTGGAGATGCTGCCGGCGATGACCTGGGCGATCTGCTCGAACTCGCGGACCCGGACCATGGCGATCAGGTCGACGTGCCCGGCCACCGAGTAGACCTCGCTGACGCCGGGCAGGTTGGCCAGGTTCTCGGCCACCTCGGGGATGGAGTCGGTGGCGCAGTCGATCAGCACGATCGCGGTGATCACGGGACGTTTCTCCGTTCGTCGGCGACGAGGCCCATGCTATTGCCCGGCCCGGTCACCGCGCGGCCGGGACGGTCAGGTCGGCGCCGGCCCGGATCACCCCGACGAGGCGTTCCCCGGCGGCGACCGTCGCGCCCGGCCAGATCACCGACCGGTCGACCGCGCCGTGCACCCGCGCGCCCGCGCCGACCACCGACCGGGTGACCGGCCCGTCCACCTCGGCGGCCGGGTCGACCAGGCCGTCCGGGCCGGCGGCGTGCAGGTTCGCGGCCAGGTAGTCGGCGGGCGTGCCGGTGTCGTAGAAGGTGCCCGGGTAGGGGACCACGGTCAGCGCGCCGGCCGCCTCCGCCGGCCGCCACACCGCCCGGACCAGGTCGCCGAACGTGGCCGGCAGCTCGCGGACCAGCCGCCAGGGCAGCAGCGAGAACCCGACGAAGCGGTGGCCGGCGAAGGTGCCGGGGGCGGCCGGGTCGTCCGCCGGCTGGCCGAGCAGGCGTACGCTCCGCCCGTCCCAGCCGTCGAGCAGCGCGGCCACGTCCGGGCCGGGCGGGGCGGCCGGGTCGGCGAGGTACGCGTCGGCGTTGCCGACCAGCACGCCGCGCCCGCCGATCCAGTCCCGCAGCCGTCCGACGCCGCCGGCGGTGCCCAGCGGGTCGCCCGGCTCGACCGACAGGTGCGCCCGGTCGCCCACCCGCGCGACCACCTGGTCGCCCAGGTAGCAGGCGTTCACCGCGACCCGGTCCGGCCCGGTCAGCCCGAGCCCGGCCAGCCGCGCCAGCGCCCGGTCGAGCAGCGGCACGTTGCCGACCGGGCAGAGCGCCTTCGGCACCCGCCCGGTCAACGGGCGCAGCCGGGTGCCCTCGCCCGCCGCCAGCACCACCGCGCACACGTCGACGCCCGCCGCCGGGCCGTGCGGCGCCGGGGTACCCGGACCGTAGGTGCTCACGGGGCGGGTGGCGTCGGCGGGACCTCGCCGGCGCGCGGGCCGATGCCGTAGTAGCCCAGCAGGTTGGCCGTAGCGCGGCTGAGCCGGGGCAGGTCGTCCAGCGGGTGCCAGGCGGCCTCCAGCACCTCGGCCCCGTCCACCTTCAGCGCGGTGCGCGACGCCGGCACGTCCGCCTCGAAGACCACGTCCACCCAGCCCTTGGCGTGCACGACCGCGTTCGGCACGGCCGGGCGGAGCCGGTCGGGGGAGAGCCGGACGCCGGATTCCTCGTGCAGCTCCCGGGCCGCGCCGACCACCGGCGCCTCGCCGCGTTCCAGCAGGCCGGCCGGGAGGCTCCAACTGTGGCCGGGGGGCTGGCGCAGCAGCAGGATGCGGCCCGCGCCGTCGGCCTCCGAGTCCCGGACCAGCGTCACCGCGCCCACGATGTACTTCGGCACGGCGAGCCGGACCAGCCGCCGTCGCAGCGGGACCGGGAGCCGGTAGAACAGCCGGTAGCCGAGGGCCCGTCCGGTGGCACGCGCGCGGGGGATCATGCCGTCCAGGCTAGTGGCCGGCCGGGGGCCGCGGGCGAACGCCCTTCGGCTACTGCCGGTGGTCGACCAGGTCGATCAGTTGCCGGACCACCGTGTCGGGCTCGACCGAGCGGTCGAAGACCGCCACCAGCATCGTCTCCAGGTCGGGGTAGCCCAGCTCCTCGGAGAGCCGCAGCAGCGGCAGGTCGCTCGCGAGGCCCCGGTCGTGCTTGCGCAGCGCCAGGCCGATCGACGCCCGGCCGAGGCGGACCTTGTCGGCGATCGAGATGCCCGGTTCGGTGTGCTCGGCGAACCACCTGTTGATCTGCATCTGGGCGTGCGGGGACTTGACGAACCCCAGCCACTCCCGGCGCGGGCCGCGCGGGGCCACGTCGACCTCGAAGCCGCTCTCCGCGTCGCTCTCGGTGAAGATCTCCACCACGTCGCCCTCCTCCAGCTCGGAGGAGAGCGGGGCCAGCCGGCCGTTGATCCGGGTGGCGAGGCAGTGGTCGCCGCGCTCGCTGCCCAGCTCGTAGGCGAGGTCGACCGGGGTGGCGCCGGCCGGCAGCACCACCTGCCGGCCGTCGGCGACCACCTGGATCTGCGCCTCGGCCAGGTCGCAGCGCAGCGACGCCATGAACTGGCCCGGGTCGACCGTCTCCTGCTCCCAGTCGAGCACCCGGCGCAGCCAGGCCAGCTCCTCCGCGCGGTCGGCGGCCCGGCCGGCGGCGCGGGGGAAGCGGTAGTGGGCGGCCACGCCGTATTCCGCGGCGCGGTGCATCTCGGTGGTGCGGATCAGCACCTCCACGGTGCGGTCCTGCGGGCCGCAGACGCTGGTGTGCAGCGACCGGTAGAGGTTGTTCTTCGGTGAGGCGATGAAGTCCTTGAAGCGGCCCGGCATCGGCCGCCACAGCCCGTGCACGGCGCCCAGCGCGGCATAGCAGTCGGTCGGCGGGCCGTCCACCACGATGGCGATGCGGGGCAGGTCGAGCGGGGCGGCGTGGTCGCCGGCGACCGTGTCCTTCCAGATCGAGTAGAGGTGCCGCGGGCGGGGGGAGACCTCGGCGTCCACCCGGCTGCGGCGCAGCGCCGCGCGGGTGCGGGCGACGACGTCGGTCAGGTAGGCGTCCCACCCCGGCCGGTCGTGGACGAACCGGGCGATGCGCGCGTGCTCGTCGGGTTGCAGGTGCAGCAGCACCACGTCGTCCAGCTCGCGTTTGAGGGTCTGGATGCCGAGCCGGTCGCAGAGCGGGACCAGCACCTCAAGCGTCTTGCGGGCGATCCGTTCCCGCGAGGCGGCGGAGCGGACGCCGAGCGTGCGCATGTTGTGCAGCCGGTCGGCCAGCTTGATGACCAGCACCCGGACGTCCTTGCCGGCGGCCACGATCATCTTCCGGACGGTCTCCGCCTCGGCGGCCTTGCCGTAGAACGCCTTGTCGAACTTGGTCACCCCGTCGACCAGGTGGGCCACCTCGCGGCCGAAGTCCTCCTGGAGCGCCTGGAGCGTGTAGCGGGTGTCCTCCACCGTGTCGTGCAGCAGCGCGGCCACCAGCGTGATGGTGTCCATGCCGAGGTCGGCGCAGATCTGCGCGACCGCGAACGGGTGGGTGATGTAGGGCTCGCCGCTCTTGCGGAACTGACCCCGGTGCATGTTCTCGGCGATCGTGTAGGCCCGGCGCAGCACCGACGCGTCGGCGCTGGGATGGATGCCACGGTGCGCGCGGACCAGCGCGGTGACCGGGTCGCCGTCGGCGGTGGGCCAGGCGAGCAGCGAGCGCAGCCGGCGGGTGAGCGGCAGCTCCCCCTGGGTCGGAAGGGAGCCGCCCAGGGCGGCGCCGTGTCCGGCGTCGACGTCCACCTGGGACACCTCCTCACCCCGGCCCTCGGCCGCCGGGGACCGGCGACCGGGAGCAGGCCCGCGAATCGGGCAGGACTGCACTCCTTCAACAGCCTAAGGGAGTCGACGTAGTCCGATCGGACACTTGGTCATGAGCGTTCGGTCGAGAAATGGTGGGATCCGCCGTTCTCGGCCTTGGCCAGCAGGTCACGGAAGCGCCCCGCGCCGCCCACCGGGGACGCCCAACCGGCGGTCGTCTCGACCAACCGGGTCTCGTCGCGCTCCAACCAGGACAGGATCCGCTCGGTCTCCTCGGCGGTGGCGGCCGGCACCGGACCGTGCCCGGGCAGCACCGTCTCGGCGGTGGCCCGGATCGCCGCGATGGTCGGTCGAGGGTGGACGCCCGGCGGGGACACCCCGGCCCCGGCCAGCCGGCCGTGCCGGACCAGGGCCAACTCCCAGCCGCCCCGGGCGGCCGGCCGGGCGGCCGCCAGCTCGGCGATGCCGGTGAGCGCGGTCAGCCGCTGCATCCGGACCGCCGCGCGCAGCACCGCCGCCAGCCGCCCCCGGACCACCGCCGCCTCCTCGTAGCGGTGGGCCGCGGAGAGCACCTCGATCCGGGCGAGCAGGGCGTCGACCACCACCGCCGGATCGTCGCGGGTGGCGGTGCGGAACGGCGTGGCGGCGCGACGTTCGTACTCCTCCGGGGTGATCAGGTGCTCGCAGGGCGCCGGGCAGCGACCCAGCTCGGCCAGCGCGCAGGCCGGCGTGGTGGTGCGCCGGGAGAGCCGGTGGGTGCACTGCCGCAGCGGCACCGCGTCGTGGAAGCCGGCGGCGGCCAGCTCGGCGGCCTGCTTGGACCGGAACGGGCCGAGGTAGGCGGTGTCGGCGGGCCCGAGGCCGCGCACGACCGACAACCGGGGGTACGCCTCGTCGGTGAGCTTGAGCCAGACCTGGCGCTCCGGGTATTTCGACCGCCGGTTGTACGGCGGGGCGTGCGCCGCGATCAGCCGCAGCTCGCGGACCTCGGCCTCCAGCGAGTGGGCGCACTCGACCGCCTCCACCCGCTCGGCGGCGGCCAGCATCTCGGAGATCCGGGCCCGCTTCTCCGCCGCGGTGAAGTAGCTGCGCACCCGGGTGGCGATGTCGCCGGAGGTGCCGACGTAGAGCGGCCGGTCGTCGGCGGCCCGGAAGATGTAGACGCCCGGGACCTTCGGCAGCCCGTCGGCGAGGTGCCGCTTGCGGCGCTGGGTCGGGGTGACCGCGCGGGCGAACTCGATCGCCTCGCCCACGGTGTCGACCCGGTGCCCGCCGAGGCGGCCGATCAGCCCGTGCAGCACGTCAACCGTGGCCTTGGCGTCGTCCAGCGCCCGGTGGTTGGGTTGGGTGGCGGTGCGGAAGTAGGCCGCCAGCGTGCCCAGCTTCCGGTTGGGCACCTCGTCGCGGGTGAGCACCCGCCGGGCCAGCGCGGCGGTGTCCAGCACCCGGGGGTTGGGCCAGGGGTAGCCGTGCCGGGCGCAGGCGGCCTTGAGGAAGCCCACGTCGTAGGGGGCGTTGTGGGCGACCAGCACGGCGTCGGTGAGGAACTCCAGGAAGCTCGGCAGCACCTGCTCGATCGGCGGGGCGGGCAGCAGCATGGCCTGGGTGATGCCGGTCAGCACGGTGATGAACGGCGGGATCGGCACGCCCGGGTTGACCAGCGTGGCGAGCACGCCCAGCTCCTCGCCGCCCCGGACCTTGACCGCGCCGATCTCGGTGATCCCGCCGCCGTCCGGCGCGCCGCCGGTGGTCTCCAGGTCGACCACCACGAACGTGGTCGCGTAGAGCGGCAGCGCGGGGTCGACGCCGCCGCCCGCCGGCCGGTCCAGACCGGCCAGGGCCTCCTGGACGTACTCCGTTCCCGTCACCCGCGGGACGGTAACGGCACGGTCCGCCACTCCCGTCACTCCGGTCCCGCCGTTACCACGGGGGTACGATGAGAGATCGGCTCACTCACCGGGTGGTGGGCCCGTTCGGGGTGGGAGACTGGCCACATGCCCCTCGCCGAGCCGCACGACGACCACTCCTCCGCGGAGGAGCCGGTGGTCGGCGCGCCGGAGTCCGGCGAGGACGCCTCGACCGTCGAGCCCGAGCCCACGCTGCCCGAGCCGGTCCGGCAGCGGATCGTCGCGCTGACCGCCGCGGTGCTGCCCGGACTGCCCGGCGACGAGGTGCCGGTGCCGCTGCGCCGGGTCGCCAAGTTCGCCCCCAACCGCCGGGCCCGGCTCGGCGCTCCGGTGATCGCCGCCCAGCTCACCGCCGACCCGCTGTTCCGGCAGCGGGTCACCGCCCGGGTGCTGGCCGACGCCGGCGACCTCGGCGCGGCGGTGGTGGAGGGCACCGCGCCGGCCGCCGCCGACCCGGTCGAGGTGGCCGCCCTGGCCTACCTGGCCCGGCCCCGGGGCTGGCGGGAGCTGATCGAGGCCAGCGGCGAGGCGGTGCGCGCCGAGGCGGACAGTGCGGTCGTCGCCGAGCTGGTCCGCGAGGCCGAGCAGCGGGCCACCCGCGCCGAGCACGACCGGGCGGTGGCCCGGGTCGAGGCCGAGAAGCTCCGCGACGAGCTGGCCCGGGTCCGGGAGGAGCTGGGGCAGCTTCGC encodes:
- a CDS encoding cytochrome b N-terminal domain-containing protein; its protein translation is MKRRKFDAAALPAKTAGAVDDRFQVATPLRKLLNKVFPDHWSFLLGEIALFSFVVLLLTGVFLTFFYEPAMTEVTYDGSYAPLRGTPMSAAYASSLDISFDVRGGLIMRQMHHWAALLFMAAIVVHMLRVFFTGAFRKPRETNWIIGSLLFWVGFLAGFTGYSLPDDGLSGTGLRIASGIILSIPVVGSWVSSSIFGGEFPGTIIISRFFIAHVLLIPGLLVALISVHLGLVFKQKHTQWPGPGRTNSNVVGERMFPRYALKQGGFFMVVFGVIALMGGLFQINPIWYFGPYEAWVVSAASQPDWYVMFLDGSTRLMPGWEIHIPIGNGYVIPPLFWPTVVLPGILVGLSTMYPFLEARRLKDYKHHNLLQRPRDVPARTAVGAMAVAFYVVLTLSGGNDVIADKFHISLNAMTWAGRVGLLVIPPLAYYVTYRLCLGLQQHDREVLAHGVETGIIKRLPDGRFVEVHQPLTSADGHDGHAPALDYVGWVVPKKMNRLGALGPAIRGFFYPIEKPAEAPVSPGHPPVEPRDEREEISSGGSRR
- a CDS encoding DUF4142 domain-containing protein — translated: MWGIKRLGLLAALVVVGLAPAAAAQAAAQPSTQDTQYLQAVHQVNLFEITAGNLAQQKGQNQQVKDLGKMFVTDHTQLDQTVKSTAQQLNVQLPADPTADQQKVLDKLNGLNGAQFDKAWVTAQLAGHVQAIQATQTEISQGSEQSVVQLAQDALPVLQAHYDALVALAQTLGVPVPQTSASGTPSPGGTTSPGTGGTESPAPGGGGTEEPAPGTTETPAPAQS
- a CDS encoding Lrp/AsnC family transcriptional regulator — translated: MITAIVLIDCATDSIPEVAENLANLPGVSEVYSVAGHVDLIAMVRVREFEQIAQVIAGSISKVPGVLNTESHIAFRAYSQHDLEEAFAIGLANAD
- a CDS encoding nucleotidyltransferase family protein, with protein sequence MSTYGPGTPAPHGPAAGVDVCAVVLAAGEGTRLRPLTGRVPKALCPVGNVPLLDRALARLAGLGLTGPDRVAVNACYLGDQVVARVGDRAHLSVEPGDPLGTAGGVGRLRDWIGGRGVLVGNADAYLADPAAPPGPDVAALLDGWDGRSVRLLGQPADDPAAPGTFAGHRFVGFSLLPWRLVRELPATFGDLVRAVWRPAEAAGALTVVPYPGTFYDTGTPADYLAANLHAAGPDGLVDPAAEVDGPVTRSVVGAGARVHGAVDRSVIWPGATVAAGERLVGVIRAGADLTVPAAR
- a CDS encoding NUDIX hydrolase: MIPRARATGRALGYRLFYRLPVPLRRRLVRLAVPKYIVGAVTLVRDSEADGAGRILLLRQPPGHSWSLPAGLLERGEAPVVGAARELHEESGVRLSPDRLRPAVPNAVVHAKGWVDVVFEADVPASRTALKVDGAEVLEAAWHPLDDLPRLSRATANLLGYYGIGPRAGEVPPTPPAP
- a CDS encoding RelA/SpoT family protein yields the protein MDVDAGHGAALGGSLPTQGELPLTRRLRSLLAWPTADGDPVTALVRAHRGIHPSADASVLRRAYTIAENMHRGQFRKSGEPYITHPFAVAQICADLGMDTITLVAALLHDTVEDTRYTLQALQEDFGREVAHLVDGVTKFDKAFYGKAAEAETVRKMIVAAGKDVRVLVIKLADRLHNMRTLGVRSAASRERIARKTLEVLVPLCDRLGIQTLKRELDDVVLLHLQPDEHARIARFVHDRPGWDAYLTDVVARTRAALRRSRVDAEVSPRPRHLYSIWKDTVAGDHAAPLDLPRIAIVVDGPPTDCYAALGAVHGLWRPMPGRFKDFIASPKNNLYRSLHTSVCGPQDRTVEVLIRTTEMHRAAEYGVAAHYRFPRAAGRAADRAEELAWLRRVLDWEQETVDPGQFMASLRCDLAEAQIQVVADGRQVVLPAGATPVDLAYELGSERGDHCLATRINGRLAPLSSELEEGDVVEIFTESDAESGFEVDVAPRGPRREWLGFVKSPHAQMQINRWFAEHTEPGISIADKVRLGRASIGLALRKHDRGLASDLPLLRLSEELGYPDLETMLVAVFDRSVEPDTVVRQLIDLVDHRQ
- a CDS encoding DEDD exonuclease domain-containing protein, which gives rise to MTGTEYVQEALAGLDRPAGGGVDPALPLYATTFVVVDLETTGGAPDGGGITEIGAVKVRGGEELGVLATLVNPGVPIPPFITVLTGITQAMLLPAPPIEQVLPSFLEFLTDAVLVAHNAPYDVGFLKAACARHGYPWPNPRVLDTAALARRVLTRDEVPNRKLGTLAAYFRTATQPNHRALDDAKATVDVLHGLIGRLGGHRVDTVGEAIEFARAVTPTQRRKRHLADGLPKVPGVYIFRAADDRPLYVGTSGDIATRVRSYFTAAEKRARISEMLAAAERVEAVECAHSLEAEVRELRLIAAHAPPYNRRSKYPERQVWLKLTDEAYPRLSVVRGLGPADTAYLGPFRSKQAAELAAAGFHDAVPLRQCTHRLSRRTTTPACALAELGRCPAPCEHLITPEEYERRAATPFRTATRDDPAVVVDALLARIEVLSAAHRYEEAAVVRGRLAAVLRAAVRMQRLTALTGIAELAAARPAARGGWELALVRHGRLAGAGVSPPGVHPRPTIAAIRATAETVLPGHGPVPAATAEETERILSWLERDETRLVETTAGWASPVGGAGRFRDLLAKAENGGSHHFSTERS